CGTTGGTGCGGGTGTAGAAACCAATGGCGTCTTTGGCGGCAATACTCTGTTGGTCCGTCTGGTTTCGGATATTGGTGAGTTTCGCAAGGTCGTTTACCGCTGAGGTCAGCTTGCTTCTCGCCCCAGGTGGCAGCAGATCAGACTCAAAACCGGCCAATGTTTTTTCCCATGCAGCCAGCTTTGAATCGGTATCCCGTCGCTGACTGTTGAGCTCCTTGCCGAACTTGCTGCCTTTGCTGCCGATGAAACCGGCTGTCGCTCCGCGCTCTTTCTGAAGTTCATGAACCAAAGCGCTGGCGCTGACCGCCACACCGGACATCGAGCGCAGGTTGTCCATCTCCGTGCTCAGTGACCACCTCGACGACAGCTCGCTGACCGACATGTAAAGAAGTGCGAGCAGAGGCAAGAGCAGCATTAATCCCAGTTTGCTCCTGATTCGCATGTTTCCAAGAACGTTCATGGGGACCCCTTCCGTTTGGTAACGTTGGTACAACTTATTGTTCAATAGACTGCCGCCGCTTCAACGGGCGGCCAATCACCGTACTAACCACCTTTTGAGTTGGGCGTCGGATAACCACGACCAATCAGGCTCTTAATTGGTCGACATACTCCATGTTCTGCGGGAGCCCCGGCCGATTACCTGCCCTGTAGGTGCAGATCGGTGTGATCAGGCCCGGCTTTAGTCCTGTTTTTGAACAAGATCGCATAAAAAAAACCGCCCGGCCTTTCGGCCCGACGGTTGTAGATAATTCGATGATAACGAGCGTTTACCGCTTTTTCGGCTTGCCTTTGAGTTTACCGGCTTTCTTGGGCGGCGGCGGACCGGCGTGGTCCTTCTTTTTGGACTTGGCCTTCTTGACGTTGCCGTGGATCTTCACAAAGCTGGTTCCCTTACCCCGCATCTTGACAACTTCATCCGGTGAGTGACCATAGTGCTCACTGACGAACTTCAGGTTAACGAAGTTCACGATCTCGATATCGGTAAAGCGAATCGAGCCCCACTTGTTCTTCTTTTTCTTCTTGAAATGTCCCCACGCCTTGCCATAGGGGGGGCCGGGGGTCTGCTTGAGATCGACCCAGAATATCTCGGCAGTGAGGCCATACTTGAGACAGATATCCATCCAACTCAGACCAGCCTGGCGGTGTCGGATTATGATACTCGGTGATACGTAGCATCTTTTGGCCAGAAAGAAGACGACCGGCATTTCTTCGTCGGGGATCTCTGCTTTCTTGACTGCGGTGACACGGCGCGCCTCGACTTCGAAATGCTCTCCGATGGCCAGGTAGAATCCCTTAACGCCTTCCTCATCGATTGATATTCCGAGGTTAACCTCGGCCCGACATTGATCGGCTGGTGGACTGAGGACGACCAGGCATACAATAACGGCGAACACAGATTTCAACATCAAGGACCTCCGGTCAGGAGTTGCTGGTTGCACTTACTGGTGCGTCTTGGCGCACCGCAGCTACAGTGGTTTTATCGGCTTTTATCCAGGGGGAATTGATCTGGTCGAGGCTGTCTGTTCAAGAGTGGCACAATAGTCCGGATTGTGACGCCACCCGCTCGGTCTGCTGGGTTTATTGGCCGGGCTCATTGGGCGTTTTGACTTTACCGGTGCCGTCTCCAACCAACTTCTCACGGGCCATTGTATTATCCCATATCCGGTTGACAAAGTCACCCAGCGCGCCGTCAAGCAATTGCTCGATAGTTTTGTTTTGAAAATGTGCAATCACTTTGAGTTTGTTTAAGTGTTCCTGCCTCAGCCAGACTGCTTGCCGTGTCCAGGCCTCGCCCTCTTTGTCGATCTTGGAGTTAGAAACATAAATCGATTGCTCGGGCGTGCCGTCGGTCGGCTGATCCGATTTGAGTTGTGAACCCTTGATTATGGCCATCGCGCTATTCCCTTCATTCGCATGTGTCCTTACAGTTATCGGCAGGAACAGCGTTAATCGGAGCAGGTTGTACTCAGGAGTTCGATTGGTCAGGGCCGAGGACCGGAGTTGATCGGCCTGTCAACCAGGGCAAAGCGCAGGCCGACAATGATGGCCAGGCTGCTCGCTCCCATGATCCAGGTGATCTGCTCACCGAAGAACATAAGGGCCAACCCGGCGACAAAGACCGGTACCGTGCTGTAAACCGAGCCGGCTGTTCTGGTGGGGCCTATTTCCTGGATCGACAGCACAAACAGATAATACCCCACGCCGGAGGCGAGGATACCCATATATAACAGCGACAAAACCGAGGCGGTCGACAACTGTTGCACCTGCTGGACCGGCTGCTCCAAGAAGACCAGTACCAACAACTGAACGACGCCGAAGACTGCTGCGTACCAGGTTAGAGTAAAGCCCGAGTAGGTTTTCGATAGCCCTTTGATCATCAGTGAATAGATCACCCAGCAGAACACCCCGAGCAACATCAGGATTTCTCCTCGATTGAAATCGAACCTGGTGAGCACGCTCAAGTCGCCTCGCACCAAAAGAAACAGAACACCGGCCATAGCGACCAGAACACCCAGATAATTGCGCAGGGATAGTCGTTCTCCGAGAAACAAAGCGGCCAGCGTGCCGGTGTAGATCGGATTGGTGGCGTTGATTATCGCTGAGTTGGCCGCATCGGTGTAAAGCAGGCTGGAGAAGAAGAAATAGTGGTAGCCAACCACTCCGAAAGCGCCCAGCAGAAACATCTGCCACAGGTCTTTCCGGCGGACTTTGAGCGAGTCCCGGCCGTATTTGAACAACAGGCAGGCCAGAAAGAGCAGGGCGATCAGATACCGCAAAAGTGTCGTAGTCAGCGGTCCCAGGTCGATATTGGTATACTTGCCGGCCACGAAACTCCCGGCAAACAGGAAGGAAGTGATAAACGGGAGGACTATTTTGCGGAAGGTCATGCTTTATAATGTGGTCGCAATCATTGACTTGTCAATATTCTATGGCACAAAAAACCTGGCGGCTTGGTAGAAACCGCCAGGTCGGTAAACTGTTGGTATTTACTTAGCGCTCCAACCAGCGCGGTTAGGGCGACTAAGTATCAGTCACCTCACATTTGTCATAATTCATCCGACCACCTCCTTTCCTGTGTACTTATTATATACCTGATTTTCGAAAAATGTCCAGATAAAATTGACAGTTTGACGCCCCATGGCAACGACATGTCATACCCGACTTGATCCGGCATCCATCTTCATTTTAGTAGGTCGGACAGTCCTTCGATGCCGCCGGGATTAGCAGGATCACAGGGTCCTGCCCTACCATGTCACCCCGAGCGGAATCGAGGGCCGGATGGCACCCTCAAACTCGGTTTGGGGGTGCGGGACAGTCCCGTAGGTCGGAACCCTCTTAGCGGTTCCGACTCTTGAGACTGCTCTTGAGACTGCGAAGTCGGAACCCACAAGGGGGTTCCAACCTACTGGGGGCTGAGGGCTGTATGGTCCGGATCAATGCTTAGAACGTTCAGCAGGGTCCTGGCTTCACAGCAGGTGAAGGTGTGACCCTGCTGTCTGTCAGTCCGTGGGAGCGACCAGATACACAGATGTAAGCGGCAACAGGCTCTTGTCTTCATCGGTCAGCTTTGGATAGAAATCTGTCCATAGGTTTATGAAGCCGTCTAAATCGATCAACTGCACGTGAATATGGGACCCCGTGGCGGTCGACTTAGCATCCGAAGTGTAACCGCCAGTTGAAACGAATATTCCAACATCCCCATCCTTCTGTAGAATACCCATTAGTTGTCTGATTTCCTGGACTGAAGCGGAATCCTGTCGATGCTTGACCTGCACTTTTATTCTTGGCGACTCAATTCCGAATGGATCCCTGTATGCCAATATATCCACACCGCCGTCTTTGCCTCGGGGTGCAACGAACGGGGTGTAGTAGCCCATTCCTCTCAGAAGAGCTGCGACAAGGTCCTGGAACTCATAAGCGTTCTTTGCGGCTATGAACTCCTTAATACCGTCGGCTGCAAGGTGCTGAACTCGATCCACAGTTATAGCTGGATCAATGGAGTCTCCGCTTTCTTCTTCGTCGGAATCGTCGGCTGTACCGGACTGATCCCGCTCGGCCTTCCACTTGCTATATCCTTCCTTTACGGTAGTATATAGAGCAAACTCACTCAACTGGGCAGCAATGTATCCTTCATCTGTCAGATACCAAACGCCCTTTTTCTTCACAATGAAACCTGCTTTAACGCAACCAATACTGTAGAAGTGAAGAATAGATTGCCATCTTATGTATCCAGACTTCTGATAGCGCTCCTTGGCCCAGTCGTCAAGGTCCATCTGATTCTCTACCTCAGCTAGCACTTGCCTGCTCTTAAGTTCTCTATCGTTTTCGCACAAGACGCTCAATGCTGCATGAATCAGGCGAGCGCCAAGTGCCTTCGACTTCGGCAAGTCAGCTACGCTCTTTGCCATATCCTTCTCCCTTCTGAAGTTGCCATTTCACATATTGCTCTAATGTAGGCCCTCAACTCTGAGAGAGCAACATAAAGTGTTGCTCCGGAAGCCTATTGTCGCGGTGGGTTTGCGAGTTTTGCCGACGGGTAAACCTACGGGAAGCGGGCCGAGATGGACCCCCGCCGGCGCGCAGGTGACAGAAAAGCCAAGCAATGACAATATCAACGCACCACCCCGTTTCAACAGTTGCCTAACCGCTCACCGACGACGTATATTGCCAACTTATGAAAACCTGCGCTGTCATCGTCGCCGCCGGAAGCTCGACCCGGATGGCCGGCACCGTCCCCAAGCAATTCCGGGAGCTGTCCGGACGTCCCATGTTGGCCGAAACGGTCAGTCGGTTCGAGACCGCTTCCAGCATCGATCAGATCGTCGTGGTCGTATCCGAAGAGCATTTGTTGTACACCAGCGAGCGGGTAGTCGACCCCTACGATTTCGGTAAGGTTCTCAAAATCGTGGTGGGCGGCTCCACCCGGTTCGAATCGGTCTGGAACGGAGTCAAGTCCTTGTCGTTATCAACCGGTTTTGTTGCAATCCATGATGGCGCCCGACCTTTGGTGCTGCCGTCCGATATCGACCGAGTGGTCCAAACCGCGCAGCAGGAAAGGGCGGCCATGTTGGCCGCTCCTGTTCCCGATACGGTGAAACGTGTCCAGGATGGATTTATACTGGCCACGCTGGACCGTTCGTTATTGTATCTGGCCCAAACACCGCAGGTGTTTCAATACGATTTGTTCAAGGCGGCCTGCGAAAAGGCAATTGCAGAAGGAAACGCAGAAAGCTACACCGATGATGCCGCCCTGTGCGAGGCGTCCGGATTCAAGGTGAAAGTAGTCGCTCCCTCCGCGCCTAATTTCAAAGTGACCACCCACGATGATCTTGAACTCATCAGGATGATAATCCGGGAGCGCGGCGATGGCTGAATGGAGAGTTGGACACGGTTACGACGTGCATCGGCTGACAGCAGGACGACGGTTGGTCATCGGTGGCGTTGAGATAGAGCACCACATGGGTTTGGACGGCCACAGCGACGCCGATGTGTTGTTGCATGCGATTATGGACGCCCTTCTCGGCGCGGCCGGTCTGGGTGACATCGGTCAGCATTTCCCGCCATCGGACAGAGCATATAAAGATGTCGTCTCGCTCGATCTTTTGCAGCAGGTGGGACGATTGGTGCGCGCGGCAGGATACAAGACCATCGTCAATATCGATGCGACTATCATGGCCGAACGACCCAGGATGGCGCCCCATGTGCCAACCATGCGCCAGCGGATAGCAAAGACTTTGTCGATAGAAATGTCACGTGTCAATATCAAAGCAACTACCACCGAGGAACTCGGTTTCGTGGGGCGCGAGGAAGGTATGGTCGCCGAAGCCGTCTGTTTGATAGCATCCGATGACTGACAGTCCCTTACAGATCAACGAGTTTCTCGATCAGGTCTTCACCTACGGAACCTTCTGGGTTTACCTGGCGATTTTTGTCGCCTGCTTCACCGAGAACCTGTTCTCACCGTTTCCCGGCGATTCGTTTATAGTCGCCGCCGGTGGATTGGTGGCGCTCGGTCGGCTGGACATGGTAATCAGTCTGCTCGTCATCATATTGGGAGGGATGGGTTCGGTGATGGTCATGTACGGTCTGGGCCGACGGTATGGTCGGGGATACTTCATCCGCAAGAATTTCAAATACTTTTCAGTGGCCGATATAGATCGTATGGACACGCGGTTTCAACGATGGGGCGCTTTGGTTCTGGTAGTGTCACGTTTCATGGTGGGAATGCGCGCCGTACTGGCTGTGGCCGCCGGCATCAGTCGCTATCCGGCTGGTCGGATGGTTGTCTTCTCCACGATATCTTATCTGATATTTTGCGCCCTGTTGTTCATTGCCGCCTTCAAACTTGTTGAGAACCTGGAAACGATAGAGTATTATATTCGCACCTACAATCAGATAGTCTTGTCACTGTTGGCGGCGCTGATTGTTTTTTGGGTCATTCGCAAGGTACGCGCAAGACGGAAGGAAGAGAAACCCGCATGAAGGTGCTGTTGTTAGCCGGTGGTAATTCCAGCGAACGCAAAGTATCGCTCACGTCCGGCAAGGCTGTCCACGACGCCCTGGCGCAACTTGGTCACTCGGTGGTGGCTGTCGATCCGGCCTCGGGTCAATCTCTGCTTGCAGCCGATGGGTCCTTTCTGGGATACGACAGCAAATCCGACATGGCTCCTGCCACTGAAGCCACCTCGCTATCGTTTCCCCAGCGCCTGGACCACAAAGACGTGCGGGATGTCGACGTTGCCTTCATCGCGTTGCACGGTGGGACGGGGGAGAACGGTTCCATACAGAACCTGCTGGAACTGGCTTCGATAAAGTTCACCGGATCGAACATGGCCGCTTGCGCCGTGTCTATGGACAAAGCAATCACAAAACGGCTCTGCGAAAACGAGAGTATCCCAACTCCGAAGTGGGAGCAGTTTCGTATGCCGGAGGGCAGGGTCCCGGATGGTCTCGCCGCTGGGATAGTCGAACGATTCAACCTGCCGATCATAGTTAAACCGAACGACAGCGGGTCCACTGTTGGACTTACCAAAGTGGAGCATCCCGACGAGATACAGGATGCGTTGAAGCTGGCCCTGGCCGAGTCTCCCGACATTCTGGTCGAGCAGTATATCGACGGGCGCGAGATCACTGTTGCGCTTCTGGACGGTCGCACCTTCCCGGTTGTGGAGATAATCCCCAAGAGCGGTCTTTACGACTATGAAGCCAAGTACACCGAGGGTGGATCGAAGTATATCTGCCCGGCCGAGATACCTCAATCTATAGCGGAGGGTGTGCAGGCGGCGGCGGCTAGACTCTTTGGCGTCATCGGATGCGCCGGGCTGGCGCGTGTGGACTTCATGCTCTCAGGAGACGGTATCTTCTACTGTCTGGAACTCAACAGCGTTCCCGGGATGACCGACCTGTCGCTAGTGCCGATGGCAGCCAAAGCCGACGGAATTGACTTTCCACAATTGATGCAGATGGCCCTCGACTCAGCTTTAGGCAACAGAAATCGATAGAATGAATAAGCTCACGCCCAAAGCTGTCATTTTCGATCTTGGCTCAACACTGATCGACTATCCATCAACTACCTGGGAGGAGGTCAGTGTCGATTGCATGGCGGCTGTCAGGAGGGTCATTCTTCGCACCAATCAGAACGTTCCCGACGATGAAGCGTTCTACGCAGCATACCGGCAGATCAGACAAGAACACCGCGCCGTTGCAGCCGAGACGCTGGTCGAATGGACGGTACCGCAAGTTATCGGGAAACTCCTGGAATCGCTTGGTTTAGACGGCGATGAAGGCTCGGCGGACAGGTTATTCGATGCATACTACGAACCGGTCAGACAGTATCTCTATGTGTACGAGGACACCTGTGAGATACTTACCAGGATCATGGCCCGGTATGGCGTTGTCGGCTTGGTCTCCAACACTGTCTTTCCGGAACGTATCCATCTGGAGGAGCTTAAGCGTTTCGGGCTGGATTCGCTTCTGACATTCAAGCTGTTCAGTTCGACCTTTGGACTTAGAAAACCGCACCCGGATATTTTCTACAAGGCGGCCAATCTGGCCGGCTTCTCGCCGAGCGAGTGTGTTTATATAGGAGATCGATACCTTGAAGATATCTCCGGTCCCAACCAAATCGGGATGCCGGCTATCCTGAGGTTTCAGGAAGGACGCGACTATCCGGATGACCCTTTCGGTGAGACCCGGCAGGTTTTGGCGCTCACGGACCTGGAGCACCATTTCGATTATTGACCTGCCCGGCACCATCACCACAAACTTTTCGATGGACATACCCGTAGAGTCCGTGTATAATTGTCAATTCCGTCCAGATAATCTGAGACGCAGCCAACACACTACAAGGATTTGATATGGATCGCACTGAAGAACTTCTGAAAGAACTCACCGAAGCCAACGGTGTCCCCGGGTATGAGCACGAGATCCGCAAGATCATGACTCGTGAACTGGAAGGCAATGTCGACGAAATTCTTCGCGATAAGACCGGCTCCGTGGTCGGTCGCAAGCGGGGCAACTCAGATGACCCCCGCATTATGGTGATCGGCCACATGGATGAGATCGGTTTTATGGTCAAGGAAATCACCAAGGCCGGCTACATCAAATTCCTCCCTCTGGGTGGCTGGTGGCCGCATGTCGCCTTGGGCCAGCGCATGCGTGTAATTACGGCCAAAGGCCCGGTGGTCGGCGTGGTAGGTTCCAAGCCGCCGCATCTTCTGGAGGCTGATGAGCGGGCCAAAGTCATGAAGGTCTCCGATATGATCCTCGACGTCGGCGTTCAGCAGGGTTTCAATGTTCGCACCAAACTGGGCATCAAAGAAGGCGATCCGATAGTACCGGACAGCGAGTTTACTGTCATGGGTAATCGCAAACAGTATCTCAGCAAAGCATTCGATAACCGGATGGGTTGCGCTGTTGCCCTTGATGTCGTGCGCAAGTTTCAACGTGCCAAACATCCCAACACCATTTTTGCCGGGGGCACGGTGCAGGAGGAAGTCGGTCTGCGCGGCGCCCAGACGTTGGCCCATTTGATCGATCCCGACGTTTGTTTCTGTGTCGATGTCGGCGTGGCCCAGGACCTGCCGCCGGAACCCTTTTCCAAGCGAGAAAAACTGGGCGGTGGACCATCGGTATTGATGTATGATGCTC
This DNA window, taken from Candidatus Zixiibacteriota bacterium, encodes the following:
- a CDS encoding DMT family transporter, which produces MTFRKIVLPFITSFLFAGSFVAGKYTNIDLGPLTTTLLRYLIALLFLACLLFKYGRDSLKVRRKDLWQMFLLGAFGVVGYHYFFFSSLLYTDAANSAIINATNPIYTGTLAALFLGERLSLRNYLGVLVAMAGVLFLLVRGDLSVLTRFDFNRGEILMLLGVFCWVIYSLMIKGLSKTYSGFTLTWYAAVFGVVQLLVLVFLEQPVQQVQQLSTASVLSLLYMGILASGVGYYLFVLSIQEIGPTRTAGSVYSTVPVFVAGLALMFFGEQITWIMGASSLAIIVGLRFALVDRPINSGPRP
- a CDS encoding trafficking protein particle complex II-specific subunit 120, which gives rise to MAIIKGSQLKSDQPTDGTPEQSIYVSNSKIDKEGEAWTRQAVWLRQEHLNKLKVIAHFQNKTIEQLLDGALGDFVNRIWDNTMAREKLVGDGTGKVKTPNEPGQ
- the ispD gene encoding 2-C-methyl-D-erythritol 4-phosphate cytidylyltransferase — protein: MKTCAVIVAAGSSTRMAGTVPKQFRELSGRPMLAETVSRFETASSIDQIVVVVSEEHLLYTSERVVDPYDFGKVLKIVVGGSTRFESVWNGVKSLSLSTGFVAIHDGARPLVLPSDIDRVVQTAQQERAAMLAAPVPDTVKRVQDGFILATLDRSLLYLAQTPQVFQYDLFKAACEKAIAEGNAESYTDDAALCEASGFKVKVVAPSAPNFKVTTHDDLELIRMIIRERGDG
- a CDS encoding D-alanine--D-alanine ligase, translated to MKVLLLAGGNSSERKVSLTSGKAVHDALAQLGHSVVAVDPASGQSLLAADGSFLGYDSKSDMAPATEATSLSFPQRLDHKDVRDVDVAFIALHGGTGENGSIQNLLELASIKFTGSNMAACAVSMDKAITKRLCENESIPTPKWEQFRMPEGRVPDGLAAGIVERFNLPIIVKPNDSGSTVGLTKVEHPDEIQDALKLALAESPDILVEQYIDGREITVALLDGRTFPVVEIIPKSGLYDYEAKYTEGGSKYICPAEIPQSIAEGVQAAAARLFGVIGCAGLARVDFMLSGDGIFYCLELNSVPGMTDLSLVPMAAKADGIDFPQLMQMALDSALGNRNR
- a CDS encoding Mrr restriction system protein; protein product: MAKSVADLPKSKALGARLIHAALSVLCENDRELKSRQVLAEVENQMDLDDWAKERYQKSGYIRWQSILHFYSIGCVKAGFIVKKKGVWYLTDEGYIAAQLSEFALYTTVKEGYSKWKAERDQSGTADDSDEEESGDSIDPAITVDRVQHLAADGIKEFIAAKNAYEFQDLVAALLRGMGYYTPFVAPRGKDGGVDILAYRDPFGIESPRIKVQVKHRQDSASVQEIRQLMGILQKDGDVGIFVSTGGYTSDAKSTATGSHIHVQLIDLDGFINLWTDFYPKLTDEDKSLLPLTSVYLVAPTD
- the ispF gene encoding 2-C-methyl-D-erythritol 2,4-cyclodiphosphate synthase, whose protein sequence is MAEWRVGHGYDVHRLTAGRRLVIGGVEIEHHMGLDGHSDADVLLHAIMDALLGAAGLGDIGQHFPPSDRAYKDVVSLDLLQQVGRLVRAAGYKTIVNIDATIMAERPRMAPHVPTMRQRIAKTLSIEMSRVNIKATTTEELGFVGREEGMVAEAVCLIASDD
- a CDS encoding DedA family protein — encoded protein: MTDSPLQINEFLDQVFTYGTFWVYLAIFVACFTENLFSPFPGDSFIVAAGGLVALGRLDMVISLLVIILGGMGSVMVMYGLGRRYGRGYFIRKNFKYFSVADIDRMDTRFQRWGALVLVVSRFMVGMRAVLAVAAGISRYPAGRMVVFSTISYLIFCALLFIAAFKLVENLETIEYYIRTYNQIVLSLLAALIVFWVIRKVRARRKEEKPA
- a CDS encoding HAD family hydrolase; the encoded protein is MNKLTPKAVIFDLGSTLIDYPSTTWEEVSVDCMAAVRRVILRTNQNVPDDEAFYAAYRQIRQEHRAVAAETLVEWTVPQVIGKLLESLGLDGDEGSADRLFDAYYEPVRQYLYVYEDTCEILTRIMARYGVVGLVSNTVFPERIHLEELKRFGLDSLLTFKLFSSTFGLRKPHPDIFYKAANLAGFSPSECVYIGDRYLEDISGPNQIGMPAILRFQEGRDYPDDPFGETRQVLALTDLEHHFDY
- a CDS encoding M42 family metallopeptidase, whose translation is MDRTEELLKELTEANGVPGYEHEIRKIMTRELEGNVDEILRDKTGSVVGRKRGNSDDPRIMVIGHMDEIGFMVKEITKAGYIKFLPLGGWWPHVALGQRMRVITAKGPVVGVVGSKPPHLLEADERAKVMKVSDMILDVGVQQGFNVRTKLGIKEGDPIVPDSEFTVMGNRKQYLSKAFDNRMGCAVALDVVRKFQRAKHPNTIFAGGTVQEEVGLRGAQTLAHLIDPDVCFCVDVGVAQDLPPEPFSKREKLGGGPSVLMYDARMIPNLGLRDLVVKTAEDKKIPFHLTVMERGAGDGGPVHLSRLGVPTIYMGAPVRYIHAHNGIMNRTDYDNTVKLIAEVIKKLDKKTVQSFTEG